Proteins encoded together in one Labeo rohita strain BAU-BD-2019 chromosome 21, IGBB_LRoh.1.0, whole genome shotgun sequence window:
- the nars1 gene encoding asparagine--tRNA ligase, cytoplasmic gives MADEGVGQMSIKELYVSETQGSDEDGNGSEQKPFKTPLKALMFVGKEPFPVIYVDSQKEGERWAVISKTQMKNAKKLFSSKQMKSESKDKKEAEDAERREKNLEEAKKIIIENDASLPEPKTVKIDKLESLREQRVKVFGWVHRLRRQGKNLLFIVLRDGTGFLQCVLTDKLCQCYNGLVLSTESTVALYGTVKPVPAGKQAPGGHELHCDFWELIGLAPAGGADNLLNEDSDVDVQLNNRHMMIRGENVSKILRVRSAVTQCFRDHFFSRDYCEITPPTLVQTQVEGGSTLFSLNYFGENAYLTQSSQLYLETCIPALGDTFCIAQSYRAEQSRTRRHLSEYTHIEAECPFISYEDLLNRLEDLVCDVVDRVLKSPAAQLLYDLNPDFKPPKRPFKRMNYTDAIVWLKEHNIKKDDGTFYEFGEDIPEAPERLMTDTINETILLCRFPAEIKSFYMQRCPEDRRLTESVDVLMPNVGEIVGGSMRIWDAEELLEGYKREGIDSTPYYWYTDQRKFGTCPHGGYGLGLERFLTWLLNRHHIRDVCLYPRFIQRCRP, from the exons ATGGCAGACGAGGGCGTCGGTCAGATGTCGATCA AAGAGCTGTACGTGTCTGAAACACAGGGCAGTGATGAGGATGGAAACGGATCAGAGCAGAAACCCTTTAAAACGCCTCTCAAG GCACTGATGTTTGTTGGAAAAGAACCTTTTCCAGTGATCTATGTGGACTCGCAGAAGGAAGGAGAG CGTTGGGCCGTCATCTCTAAGACTCAAATGAAGAACGCAAAGAAGCTCTTCAGTTCAAAGCAAATGAAGAGTGAGAGCAAAGATAAGAAAGAG GCTGAAGATGCTGAACGCAGAGAGAAGAATCTGGAGGAAGCGAAAAAGATCATCATTGAGAACGACGCCAGCCTTCCCGAACCCAAAACC GTGAAGATTGATAAACTGGAGTCGCTCAGAGAGCAGCGGGTGAAGGTGTTTGGTTGGGTCCATCGGTTGAGAAGACAAG GAAAGAACCTGCTGTTTATTGTTCTGCGTGACGGAACCGGTTTCCTGCAGTGCGTTCTTACGGACAAACTG TGTCAGTGTTATAATGGACTGGTGTTGTCTACCGAGAGCACCGTTGCTCTGTATGGAACTGTGAAACCTGTTCCTGCGGGCAAACag GCTCCGGGCGGCCATGAGCTGCACTGTGATTTCTGGGAGCTGATCGGTCTCGCTCCGGCCGGCGGAGCCGATAACCTGCTGAACGAGGACTCTGACGTGGACGTGCAGCTGAACAACAGGCACATGATGATCCGTGGGGAGAACGTCTCCAAGATCCTGAGAGTCCGATCTGCTGTCACGCAGTGTTTCCGGGATCATTTCTTCAGCCGGGATTACTGCGAG ATAACTCCGCCCACTCTGGTGCAGACGCAGGTGGAGGGCGGCTCCACCCTCTTCAGCCTCAACTATTTCGGTGAGAACGCGTACCTGACGCAGTCCTCTCAGCTCTACCTGGAGACCTGCATCCCTGCGCTGGGCGACACCTTCTGCATCGCGCAGTCGTACCGCGCCGAGCAGTCGCGCACCCGCAGGCACCTGTCCGA gTACACCCACATTGAGGCTGAGTGTCCCTTCATATCCTATGAGGACCTTCTGAACCGGTTGGAGGATCTGGTGTGCGATGTGGTCGACAGGGTCTTGAAGTCTCCTGCTGCGCAGCTGCTCTACGACCTCAACCCG GACTTCAAGCCTCCCAAACGGCCGTTCAAGAGGATGAACTACACCGACGCCATTGTGTGGCTGAAAGAGCACAACATCAAGAAGGACGACGGGACGTTCTATGAGTTTGGAGAG GATATCCCAGAAGCCCCTGAGCGACTGATGACGGACACCATTAACGAGACCATCCTGCTGTGTCGTTTCCCAGCCGAGATCAAATCCTTCTACATGCAGCGCTGCCCTGAGGACCGTCGCCTCACCGAATCG GTGGATGTGCTGATGCCCAACGTCGGTGAGATTGTGGGAGGCTCCATGCGTATCTGGGACGCTGAGGAGCTCCTGGAAGGATATAAGAGAGAGGGAATCGACTCCACACCCTACTACTGGTACACCGACCAG AGGAAGTTCGGGACGTGTCCTCACGGCGGATACGGTCTGGGTCTGGAGCGATTCCTCACCTGGCTGCTGAACCGACACCACATTCGTGACGTCTGTCTGTATCCGCGCTTCATCCAGCGCTGCCGgccttaa
- the txnl1 gene encoding thioredoxin-like protein 1 produces the protein MVGVKVIGNDSEFQAELSGAGSRLAVVKFTMSGCRPCVRIAPAFNMLSNKYPQVVFLEVDVHVCQATAAANNISATPTFLFFRNKVRVDQYQGADASGLEEKIKQHVENDPGSNEDSDIPKGYMDLMPFVNKAGCECLNESDDCGFDNCLIKDSTYLESDCDEQLLITIAFNQPVKLFSMKLLAPELAQAPKSVKIFINLPRSMGFDDAERSEATQMLDLSEEDYKDDGLIPLRYVKFQNVNSVTLFIKSNQGDDETTKVNYLTFIGTPVQATNMNDFKRVVGKKGESH, from the exons ATGGTCGGGGTGAAGGTGATCGGGAATGACTCGGAGTTCCAGGCGGAGCTGAGCGGCGCCGGATCCAGGCTGGCCGTGGTGAAGTTCACCATGAGCgg CTGTCGTCCTTGCGTCAGAATAGCTCCGGCGTTCAACATGCTGAGCAACAAATACCCTCAGGTTGTGTTTCTGGAAGTCGACGTCCACGTCTGTCAG GCAACAGCTGCGGCCAATAACATCTCGGCGACGCCGACGTTCCTGTTCTTCCGAAACAAAGTGCGCGTGGACCAGTATCAGGGCGCAGACGCTTCCGGCCTGGAGGAGAAGATCAAACAGCACGTGGAGAACGATCCCGGTAGCAACGAAGACTCGGATATTCCCAAAGGCTAT ATGGACCTGATGCCGTTCGTCAATAAAGCGGGCTGTGAATGTCTCAACGAGAGTGACGACTGTGGCTTTGACAACTGCTTAATCAAGGACTCGACCTACTTGGAATCAGACTGTGATGAACAG CTTCTGATCACAATCGCCTTCAATCAACCTGTCAAACTCTTCTCCATGAAACTGCTGGCTCCTGAATTAG CTCAAGCTCCAAAGAGTGTGAAGATCTTCATTAATCTTCCTCGTTCAATGGGTTTCGATGACGCAGAGAGAAGCGAAGCCACGCAGATGCTGGATCTGTCGGAGGAAGACTACAAAGATGACGGTCTCATCCCGCTCAGATACGTCAAGTTTCAGAACGTCAACAGTGTGACT TTATTTATCAAGTCGAACCAAGGAGACGACGAGACGACAAAAGTGAACTACTTGACGTTTATCGGGACTCCTGTCCAGGCGACGAACATGAACGACTTCAAACGG GTTGTGGGTAAGAAGGGAGAAAGTCACTGA